A single genomic interval of Mycobacterium sp. DL592 harbors:
- a CDS encoding RecB family exonuclease, producing MSDVAPVHGRRPALSPSRAADFKQCPLLYRFRAIDRLPEPPSVAQLRGTVVHSALEQLYGMPAADRVPQTALALVDPAWERVLAEHPGVTEGLDADGSGQLLAEARKLLVGYYRLEDPTRFDPQSCEQRIEVELADGTLLRGFVDRIDVAGTGEVRVVDYKTGRAPSAVRTLAEFKALFQMKFYAVALLRSREVLASRLRLIYLADGQVLDYTPDLDELLRFEKTLMAIWRAIQSAGATGDFRPNPSRLCGWCSHQSLCPAYGGTPPPYPGWPEVLDREPAA from the coding sequence ATGAGCGATGTCGCGCCGGTGCACGGCCGTCGCCCGGCGTTGTCACCGTCGCGAGCGGCCGATTTCAAGCAGTGCCCGCTGCTGTACCGGTTCCGGGCGATCGACCGGCTACCCGAGCCGCCGTCGGTCGCCCAGCTGCGCGGAACAGTGGTGCATTCGGCCCTGGAGCAGCTCTACGGCATGCCCGCCGCGGATCGGGTACCCCAAACCGCCCTGGCGCTGGTGGATCCCGCCTGGGAGCGGGTGCTCGCCGAGCATCCGGGCGTGACCGAGGGGCTCGATGCCGACGGCAGCGGGCAGCTGCTCGCCGAGGCCCGCAAGCTGCTTGTCGGCTACTACCGGCTCGAGGACCCGACCCGGTTCGACCCGCAGAGCTGCGAACAGCGCATCGAGGTGGAACTGGCCGACGGAACGCTGCTGCGCGGATTCGTCGACCGTATCGACGTCGCGGGCACCGGCGAGGTCCGTGTGGTCGACTACAAGACCGGCAGGGCCCCGTCGGCGGTACGGACGCTCGCGGAGTTCAAGGCGCTGTTCCAGATGAAGTTCTATGCGGTGGCACTGCTGCGCTCGCGTGAGGTGCTGGCCAGCAGGTTGCGGCTGATCTATCTCGCCGACGGGCAGGTGCTCGACTACACCCCCGACCTCGACGAGTTGCTGCGGTTCGAGAAGACGTTGATGGCGATCTGGCGGGCAATCCAATCAGCCGGTGCCACAGGCGATTTCCGGCCCAACCCGTCGCGGTTGTGCGGGTGGTGCAGCCACCAGTCGCTGTGCCCGGCCTACGGGGGCACCCCACCGCCCTACCCCGGCTGGCCCGAGGTGTTAGACCGCGAGCCCGCCGCGTGA
- a CDS encoding sugar porter family MFS transporter, translating to MAGQGPIDQTPSAITDEDFSSGGTAVRIASVAALGGLLFGYDSAVINGAVDSIQARFGIGNAELGFAVASALLGAAAGAMSAGRIADRIGRISVMKIAAVFFFVSAIGTGLAPNVTTVVIFRIVGGIGVGIASVIAPAYIAETSPPRIRGRLGSLQQLAIVSGIFLSFAINWLLQHAAGGPSKDLWLGLEAWRWMFLAMSVPAVLYGSLAFTIPESPRYLVASHKIPEARKVLTMLLGEKNLEITISRIQETLEREDKPSWRDLRKPTGGLYGIVWVGLGLSIFQQFVGINVIFYYSNVLWQAVGFDADQSAIYTVITSVVNVATTLIAIALIDKIGRKPLLLIGSSGMAVTLITMSVIFANATLVDGKPSLPGASGVIALIAANLFVVAFGMSWGPVVWVLLGEMFPNRIRAAALGLAAAGQWAANWLITVTFPGLREHLGLAYGFYGLCAVLSGIFVWKWVMETKGVSLEDMHAEVLHDGKAATA from the coding sequence ATGGCCGGGCAGGGCCCCATCGACCAGACACCGTCGGCAATCACCGACGAAGACTTCTCATCCGGCGGGACGGCCGTCCGCATCGCGTCGGTGGCCGCGCTCGGCGGCCTGCTGTTCGGCTACGACAGCGCCGTCATCAACGGTGCGGTCGACTCGATCCAGGCACGATTCGGAATCGGCAACGCCGAACTCGGCTTCGCCGTCGCCTCCGCCTTGCTCGGCGCCGCGGCCGGCGCCATGTCGGCCGGCCGGATCGCCGACCGCATCGGCCGCATCTCGGTCATGAAGATTGCCGCGGTGTTCTTCTTCGTCAGCGCGATCGGCACGGGATTGGCTCCCAACGTCACGACCGTCGTCATCTTCCGGATCGTCGGCGGTATCGGCGTCGGCATCGCCTCGGTGATCGCGCCGGCCTACATCGCCGAGACCTCGCCGCCACGCATCCGGGGCCGGCTCGGATCATTGCAGCAACTCGCGATCGTGTCCGGCATCTTCTTGTCCTTCGCCATCAACTGGCTGCTTCAGCACGCCGCCGGTGGACCTTCCAAGGATCTGTGGCTGGGACTGGAGGCGTGGCGGTGGATGTTCCTTGCGATGTCCGTTCCCGCCGTCCTGTACGGCAGCCTGGCCTTCACGATTCCGGAGTCGCCGCGTTATCTCGTTGCCAGCCACAAGATTCCGGAAGCCCGCAAGGTGCTGACGATGCTGCTCGGTGAGAAGAACCTGGAGATCACGATCAGCAGGATCCAGGAGACCCTGGAGCGCGAGGACAAGCCGTCCTGGCGGGATCTGCGCAAGCCGACGGGCGGGCTCTACGGCATCGTCTGGGTCGGGTTGGGGCTGTCGATCTTCCAGCAGTTCGTCGGGATCAACGTGATCTTCTACTACTCCAACGTGCTGTGGCAGGCGGTCGGTTTCGACGCCGACCAGTCGGCGATCTACACCGTGATCACCTCGGTGGTCAACGTCGCCACCACGCTCATCGCGATCGCGCTGATCGACAAGATCGGCCGTAAGCCGTTGCTGCTCATCGGATCCTCGGGCATGGCGGTGACGCTGATCACGATGTCGGTCATCTTCGCGAACGCCACGCTTGTCGACGGCAAGCCCAGCCTGCCCGGTGCGTCCGGAGTCATCGCCTTGATCGCCGCGAACCTGTTCGTCGTCGCCTTCGGCATGTCCTGGGGTCCGGTGGTGTGGGTGCTGCTGGGCGAGATGTTCCCCAACCGCATCCGCGCGGCCGCACTCGGGCTGGCCGCGGCCGGGCAGTGGGCAGCCAACTGGCTGATCACCGTGACCTTCCCCGGCCTGCGCGAGCACCTCGGGCTGGCCTACGGCTTCTACGGACTGTGCGCGGTTCTCTCGGGCATCTTCGTGTGGAAGTGGGTCATGGAGACCAAGGGCGTCTCGCTGGAGGACATGCACGCCGAGGTGCTGCACGACGGCAAGGCCGCGACGGCCTGA
- the arc gene encoding proteasome ATPase — protein sequence MTESQHEEPQLSSDDAAELEQLRREASILREQLENAIAQGTPRTARDIHQLEARIDSLAARNAKLMDTLKEARQQLLALREEVDRLGQPPSGYGVLLNAHEDDTVDVFTSGRKMRLTCSPNIDVKSLKQGQTVRLNEALTVVEAGNFEAVGEISTLREILADGHRALVVGHADEERIVWLAEPLVAIEDLPADVAEELDDDDLRPRKLRPGDSLLVDTKAGYAFERIPKAEVEDLVLEEVPDVAYSDIGGLTRQIEQIRDAVELPFLHKELYREYSLRPPKGVLLYGPPGCGKTLIAKAVANSLAKKMAEVRGDDAREAKSYFLNIKGPELLNKFVGETERHIRLIFQRAREKASEGTPVIVFFDEMDSIFRTRGTGVSSDVETTVVPQLLSEIDGVEGLENVIVIGASNREDMIDPAILRPGRLDVKIKIERPDAEAAQDIFSKYLTENLPVNVDDLAEFDGDRGQCIRAMIEKVVDRMYAEIDDNRFLEVTYANGDKEVMYFKDFNSGAMIQNVVDRAKKYAIKSVLETGQHGLRIQHLLDSIVDEFAENEDLPNTTNPDDWARISGKKGERIVYIRTLVTGKTSSASRAIDTESNLGQYL from the coding sequence ATGACTGAGTCACAGCACGAAGAGCCACAGCTGTCCAGCGATGACGCTGCCGAACTCGAGCAGCTGCGCCGGGAAGCCTCGATTCTGCGCGAGCAACTTGAGAACGCGATCGCTCAGGGCACCCCGCGCACCGCCCGGGACATCCACCAGCTCGAGGCACGGATCGATTCCCTGGCGGCCCGCAACGCCAAGCTGATGGATACCCTCAAGGAAGCCCGCCAGCAGCTGCTGGCGCTGCGCGAGGAGGTCGACCGGCTGGGCCAGCCGCCCAGCGGCTACGGCGTCCTGCTCAACGCCCACGAGGACGACACCGTCGACGTGTTCACCTCCGGTCGCAAGATGCGGCTGACGTGCTCACCCAACATCGACGTGAAGTCGCTGAAGCAGGGCCAGACCGTGCGCCTCAACGAGGCGCTCACCGTCGTGGAAGCCGGCAACTTCGAAGCGGTCGGAGAGATCTCCACGCTGCGCGAGATCCTGGCCGACGGTCACCGCGCGCTGGTGGTCGGGCACGCCGACGAGGAACGCATCGTGTGGCTGGCCGAGCCGCTGGTTGCGATCGAGGACCTGCCCGCCGACGTCGCCGAGGAACTCGACGACGACGACCTGCGTCCCCGCAAGCTCCGCCCCGGCGACTCGCTGCTGGTCGACACCAAGGCCGGCTATGCCTTCGAGCGCATCCCCAAGGCCGAGGTCGAGGACCTTGTGCTCGAGGAGGTGCCGGACGTCGCGTACTCCGATATCGGCGGCCTGACCCGCCAGATCGAGCAGATCCGCGATGCGGTCGAGCTGCCCTTCCTGCACAAGGAGCTTTACCGGGAGTACTCGCTGCGCCCGCCCAAGGGTGTGCTGCTCTACGGTCCGCCCGGGTGCGGCAAGACGCTCATCGCCAAGGCGGTGGCCAACTCGCTGGCCAAGAAGATGGCCGAGGTTCGTGGTGACGACGCCCGCGAGGCGAAGTCATACTTCCTCAACATCAAGGGCCCCGAGCTGCTGAACAAGTTCGTCGGCGAGACCGAGCGTCACATCCGGCTGATCTTCCAGCGGGCCCGCGAGAAGGCGTCCGAGGGCACCCCGGTGATCGTGTTCTTCGACGAGATGGACTCGATCTTCCGCACCCGCGGCACCGGCGTGAGCTCGGACGTGGAGACCACGGTCGTGCCGCAGCTGCTGTCCGAGATCGACGGTGTGGAAGGCCTTGAGAACGTCATCGTGATCGGCGCCTCCAACCGCGAGGACATGATCGACCCGGCGATCCTGCGACCCGGGCGCCTGGACGTGAAGATCAAGATCGAGCGCCCGGACGCCGAAGCGGCACAGGACATCTTCTCGAAGTACCTCACCGAGAACCTGCCGGTCAATGTCGACGACCTCGCCGAGTTCGACGGTGACCGCGGGCAGTGCATCAGGGCGATGATCGAGAAGGTTGTCGACCGGATGTACGCCGAGATCGACGACAACCGGTTCCTGGAGGTCACCTACGCCAACGGTGACAAGGAAGTCATGTATTTCAAGGACTTCAACTCCGGTGCCATGATCCAGAACGTCGTCGACCGCGCGAAGAAGTACGCGATCAAGTCGGTGCTCGAAACCGGCCAGCACGGCCTGCGTATCCAGCACCTGCTCGACTCGATCGTCGACGAGTTCGCCGAGAACGAGGACCTGCCCAACACCACCAACCCCGATGACTGGGCGCGGATCTCGGGCAAGAAGGGCGAGCGGATCGTCTACATCCGCACCCTGGTCACCGGCAAGACCTCGAGCGCCTCACGGGCGATCGACACCGAATCGAACCTGGGCCAGTACCTGTAG
- the hisG gene encoding ATP phosphoribosyltransferase — MLRVAVPNKGALSESAAEILSEAGYRRRSDPKDLTVIDRANGVEFFFLRPKDIAIYVGSGQLDFGITGRDLAAESEAPVNERLALGFGSSSFRYAAPAGPEWSVADLAGKRIATAYPNLVRKDLRDKGIDATVIRLDGAVEISIQLGVADAIADVVGSGRTLSLHNLVAFGDPLCDSEAVLIERVPDGDDPARAARDQLAARVQGVVFGQQYLMLDYDCPRTVLDRATAITPGLESPTIAPLADDDWVAVRALVPRREVNAIMDELAAIGAKAILASDIRFCRF, encoded by the coding sequence ATGTTGCGTGTTGCGGTCCCCAACAAGGGCGCACTGTCCGAATCCGCGGCCGAGATCCTCTCGGAAGCGGGCTACCGCCGGCGTAGCGATCCCAAGGATCTCACCGTCATCGACCGCGCCAACGGCGTCGAGTTCTTCTTCCTCCGTCCCAAGGACATCGCGATCTACGTCGGCTCCGGTCAGCTCGACTTCGGCATCACCGGCCGCGACCTGGCCGCCGAATCCGAGGCGCCGGTCAACGAACGGCTGGCACTGGGCTTCGGATCCTCGAGTTTCCGCTACGCCGCCCCCGCGGGGCCGGAGTGGTCCGTGGCGGACCTGGCCGGCAAGCGGATCGCCACCGCCTATCCGAATCTGGTCCGAAAAGACTTGCGGGACAAAGGAATCGACGCCACCGTGATCCGCCTCGACGGTGCGGTGGAGATCTCGATCCAGCTGGGTGTGGCCGACGCGATCGCCGATGTCGTCGGCTCCGGCCGCACCCTGAGCCTGCACAACCTGGTTGCCTTCGGTGATCCGCTGTGCGATTCCGAAGCGGTGCTCATCGAGCGTGTCCCCGACGGTGACGACCCCGCCCGGGCGGCCCGCGACCAGCTCGCCGCCCGCGTGCAGGGCGTGGTCTTCGGCCAGCAGTACCTGATGCTCGACTACGACTGCCCGCGCACGGTGCTCGATCGTGCCACCGCGATCACCCCGGGCCTGGAGTCACCCACCATCGCCCCGCTGGCCGACGACGACTGGGTGGCCGTGCGCGCCCTGGTGCCCCGCCGTGAGGTCAACGCGATCATGGACGAACTTGCCGCGATCGGCGCCAAGGCGATTCTGGCCTCCGACATCAGGTTCTGCCGCTTCTGA
- a CDS encoding HAD family phosphatase, whose protein sequence is MHAVLFDMDGTLVDSEKLWDISLQELYKKLGGELTPQVRDATVGGSAEGVMRIVYDDLGLEHDPVHMAASADWLHDYTAELFDGGLPWCDGAQELLDTLADAAVPMALVTNTRRALTERALNSIGRHYFSVSVCGDEVERAKPAPDPYRRAATLLGLAPDQCLAVEDSITGAAAAEDAGCPVLVVPNDVEVPTSPRRHQVSSLARVGIPQLREIYTELRLGLGERSA, encoded by the coding sequence ATGCATGCCGTGCTGTTCGACATGGATGGCACCCTTGTCGATTCCGAAAAGCTCTGGGACATCTCGCTGCAGGAGCTCTACAAGAAGCTCGGCGGGGAGCTCACACCCCAGGTACGCGACGCCACCGTCGGCGGCTCGGCCGAGGGCGTGATGCGGATCGTCTACGACGACCTCGGCCTGGAACACGACCCCGTCCACATGGCGGCCAGCGCCGACTGGCTGCACGACTACACCGCGGAGTTGTTCGACGGCGGACTGCCGTGGTGCGACGGCGCCCAGGAGCTGCTGGACACCCTCGCCGACGCCGCTGTCCCGATGGCCCTGGTCACCAACACCCGTCGGGCGTTGACTGAGCGGGCGCTGAACAGCATTGGCAGGCACTACTTCTCGGTCAGTGTCTGCGGCGACGAGGTCGAGCGCGCCAAGCCTGCGCCCGACCCGTACCGGCGCGCCGCGACGTTGCTGGGCCTGGCCCCCGACCAGTGCCTGGCCGTCGAGGATTCGATCACCGGTGCGGCGGCCGCGGAGGACGCCGGGTGCCCGGTTTTGGTGGTGCCCAACGACGTCGAGGTCCCCACCAGCCCGCGGCGGCACCAGGTTTCGTCGCTGGCCCGGGTGGGCATCCCGCAATTGCGAGAGATCTATACCGAGTTGCGGCTCGGCCTGGGAGAACGCTCCGCCTGA
- a CDS encoding tRNA (adenine-N1)-methyltransferase: MTDEPDTPPRTGPFVVGDRVQLTDAKGRHYTMILTPGSEFHTHRGAIEHDTVIGQPEGSVVKSTNGDAFLVLRPLLIDYVLSMPRGAQVIYPKDAAQIVHEGDIFPGARVLEAGAGSGALTCSLLRAVGPAGEVISYEIRDDHAEHARRNVDTFFRQTPHNWRLVIGDLAESDLDEASVDRVVLDMLAPWDVLDTVARLLIPGGVLMVYVATVTQLSKTVEALREQQCWTEPRAWESLQRGWNVVGLAVRPQHNMRGHTAFLISARRLAPGTVTPTPLRRKRLAV; this comes from the coding sequence GTGACCGACGAACCTGACACCCCGCCCAGGACCGGTCCCTTTGTCGTCGGGGACCGTGTGCAGCTGACCGACGCCAAGGGCAGGCACTACACGATGATCCTGACGCCCGGCAGCGAGTTCCATACCCACCGCGGCGCGATCGAGCACGACACCGTGATCGGGCAGCCCGAGGGCAGCGTGGTCAAGTCCACCAACGGCGACGCCTTCCTGGTGCTGCGGCCGCTGCTCATCGACTACGTGCTCTCGATGCCCCGCGGCGCCCAGGTGATCTACCCCAAGGACGCCGCGCAGATCGTCCACGAGGGCGACATCTTCCCCGGCGCCCGGGTACTGGAAGCGGGAGCCGGTTCCGGGGCGCTGACGTGCTCGCTGCTGCGCGCCGTCGGCCCCGCCGGTGAGGTGATCTCCTACGAGATCCGCGACGACCACGCCGAGCACGCACGGCGCAACGTGGACACCTTCTTCCGGCAGACCCCGCACAACTGGCGGCTGGTCATCGGCGACCTCGCCGAATCCGATCTCGACGAGGCCTCGGTGGACCGGGTGGTGCTCGACATGCTGGCGCCGTGGGACGTCCTCGACACCGTCGCCCGGCTGCTCATCCCCGGCGGGGTCCTGATGGTCTACGTGGCCACGGTGACACAGCTGTCCAAGACGGTGGAGGCACTGCGCGAGCAGCAGTGCTGGACCGAGCCCAGGGCGTGGGAGTCGCTGCAGCGCGGCTGGAACGTGGTCGGCCTGGCCGTGCGGCCCCAGCACAACATGCGCGGGCATACCGCATTCCTGATCTCGGCACGCCGACTGGCCCCGGGCACGGTCACCCCGACTCCCTTGCGCCGCAAGCGGCTTGCCGTCTAG
- a CDS encoding thioesterase family protein, with product MTECYYRRVGAGDDPAVFESTDHTRSNWTPEIQHGSPPLALLTKSIEERLPPGMRIGRVTLDILGAIPVTELRVRVRVERPGSRISMWSAEISGDRPVARVTAWALATSDTADAAADRYPPLVEGETAPLALHWTDTGGYLDSVQWRPQYDEPSGALYWMSPLVGLVDDEPTTPLQRLAMVVDSANGIGAALDPAKFVFMNTDTAVHLHRLPTGADFAVRARGSIGPDGIGVTTAELFDRAGFIGTSAQTLLVQRRG from the coding sequence GTGACCGAGTGCTACTACCGGCGCGTGGGTGCCGGAGATGACCCCGCGGTGTTCGAGTCCACCGATCACACCCGCAGCAACTGGACTCCCGAAATCCAGCACGGCTCACCGCCTTTGGCGCTGCTGACCAAGTCCATCGAGGAGCGGCTGCCGCCGGGGATGCGGATCGGCCGGGTGACGCTGGACATTCTCGGCGCCATCCCGGTGACCGAGCTGCGCGTGCGGGTCCGCGTCGAGCGGCCGGGCAGTCGCATCTCGATGTGGTCGGCCGAGATCTCGGGCGACCGGCCGGTCGCCCGGGTGACGGCGTGGGCACTGGCCACCTCGGACACCGCCGATGCCGCCGCCGACCGTTACCCGCCGCTGGTCGAAGGCGAGACCGCCCCGCTGGCGCTGCACTGGACCGACACCGGCGGCTATCTGGACTCGGTGCAGTGGCGACCGCAGTACGACGAGCCGTCCGGGGCCCTGTACTGGATGTCCCCGCTGGTGGGCCTCGTCGACGACGAGCCCACGACTCCCCTGCAACGGCTGGCCATGGTCGTCGACTCCGCGAACGGCATTGGCGCAGCGCTGGATCCAGCCAAGTTCGTGTTCATGAACACCGACACCGCGGTGCATCTGCACCGGCTGCCCACCGGAGCCGACTTCGCGGTGCGGGCACGCGGCTCCATCGGGCCCGACGGGATCGGCGTCACCACCGCCGAACTCTTCGACCGCGCCGGGTTCATCGGCACCTCGGCCCAGACACTGCTGGTGCAGCGGCGCGGCTAG
- a CDS encoding glycine zipper 2TM domain-containing protein: MTHALVLLLALLIGVVAGLRAFTAPAVMAWAAFLDWINLTGTWASWVGHWGTVTVLTIIAVAELISDQMEQTPSRKTAVQFLTRLATGAFAGAVLGTAWGYQWSSLGAGIIGAVIGTIGGYEARTRLVRATGGRDFPIGVLEDAVAVVAGLAIASLVNVL, translated from the coding sequence GTGACGCATGCACTTGTACTGCTGCTGGCTCTGCTGATCGGGGTCGTCGCCGGCCTTCGGGCGTTCACCGCTCCTGCGGTGATGGCCTGGGCTGCCTTCCTCGACTGGATCAACCTGACCGGGACGTGGGCGTCGTGGGTGGGTCACTGGGGCACCGTGACCGTGCTGACGATCATCGCTGTCGCCGAGCTGATCTCCGATCAGATGGAGCAGACCCCGAGCCGCAAGACGGCCGTCCAGTTCCTGACCCGGCTCGCGACCGGTGCCTTCGCCGGTGCGGTGCTCGGCACGGCCTGGGGCTACCAGTGGAGCAGCCTGGGTGCCGGCATCATCGGCGCGGTCATCGGCACCATCGGCGGCTACGAGGCCCGCACCCGGCTGGTCCGGGCAACCGGGGGCCGCGACTTTCCGATCGGAGTGCTCGAGGACGCGGTAGCGGTGGTGGCCGGGCTGGCGATCGCCTCGCTGGTCAACGTGTTGTGA
- a CDS encoding phosphoribosyl-ATP diphosphatase, with product MEQSQPVKTFEELFAELGERARTRPAGSATVAALDAGVHTLGKKIIEEAGEVWLAAEHEPDEALAEEISQLLYWTQVLMVARGLTLDDIYRKL from the coding sequence ATGGAACAATCGCAGCCCGTGAAGACCTTCGAGGAGCTGTTCGCCGAACTGGGGGAGCGTGCGCGCACGCGTCCTGCGGGCAGCGCCACCGTCGCCGCGCTCGACGCCGGCGTGCACACCCTGGGCAAGAAGATCATCGAGGAGGCCGGCGAGGTCTGGCTGGCCGCCGAGCACGAGCCCGACGAGGCCCTGGCCGAGGAGATCAGCCAGCTGCTCTACTGGACCCAGGTCCTGATGGTCGCCCGCGGGCTGACCCTCGACGACATCTACCGAAAGCTCTAG
- a CDS encoding DUF503 domain-containing protein, translating into MWIGWLQFDVLLGDVRSLKAKRSVVRPIVAELQRRFQVSAAETESLDLHRRAGIGLSVVAADRAHVVEVLDAAERLVAARPEIELLSARRGLQHSDD; encoded by the coding sequence GTGTGGATCGGCTGGCTGCAGTTCGACGTCCTGCTCGGTGACGTCCGCTCGCTGAAGGCGAAGCGGTCGGTGGTCCGGCCCATCGTGGCCGAGTTGCAGCGCCGCTTTCAGGTGTCGGCGGCCGAAACCGAGTCCCTGGACCTGCACCGGCGAGCCGGTATCGGGCTGTCCGTGGTGGCTGCCGACCGCGCGCACGTCGTCGAAGTGCTCGACGCCGCTGAACGGCTGGTGGCCGCCCGGCCGGAGATCGAACTGCTCTCAGCCCGCCGCGGCCTGCAGCACAGCGACGACTAG